The Prochlorococcus marinus str. MIT 9301 genome window below encodes:
- a CDS encoding rod shape-determining protein — protein sequence MIFNRFKFSRDIGIDLGTANTLIHVSGKGVVLQEPSVVAMDLEEGIPLAVGKEAKLMLGRTPGNIRAVRPLRDGVIADFDAAEQMIKTFIQKCNEGKGIVAPRIVIGIPSGVTSVERRAVREAGLAGAREVHLIDEPVAAAIGASLPVTEPIGTMIVDIGGGTTEVAVLSLGGTVLSESVRIAGDEINESIALYLKKVHNLVVGERTAEDIKIKIGSAFPDDDFDKTTLEVRGLHLLSGLPRSVTLTSGEIREAMAETLSKIVEAVKRTLERTPPELAADIVDRGIMLAGGGALVRGINDLLSDETGIFTHIAENPLLCVVNGCGEVLDDFKKLKRVVDTPDFIRNAIRD from the coding sequence GTGATTTTTAACAGATTTAAATTTTCTAGAGATATTGGCATAGATTTGGGAACTGCCAATACTCTAATACATGTATCTGGAAAGGGGGTCGTTTTACAAGAGCCTTCTGTGGTAGCTATGGATTTAGAGGAAGGGATTCCATTAGCTGTTGGTAAAGAAGCAAAGTTGATGCTTGGAAGAACCCCTGGCAATATAAGAGCCGTAAGACCGCTGAGAGATGGGGTTATCGCAGATTTTGATGCTGCAGAACAAATGATAAAAACATTTATTCAAAAATGTAACGAAGGTAAGGGAATTGTAGCCCCAAGAATAGTGATTGGTATTCCAAGCGGAGTTACTAGTGTAGAGCGAAGAGCAGTAAGAGAAGCTGGATTAGCTGGTGCTAGAGAGGTTCACTTAATTGATGAACCTGTCGCAGCAGCAATAGGAGCATCACTACCAGTTACTGAGCCAATTGGAACTATGATTGTCGATATTGGTGGAGGCACTACTGAGGTTGCAGTATTAAGTTTAGGTGGAACTGTATTGAGTGAATCTGTTCGAATAGCTGGAGATGAAATAAATGAGTCAATTGCGCTGTATCTTAAAAAAGTTCACAATTTAGTGGTTGGAGAGAGAACTGCAGAGGATATCAAAATTAAAATTGGATCTGCATTTCCTGATGATGATTTTGATAAAACTACCTTAGAAGTTAGAGGTTTACATCTTTTATCTGGTCTACCGAGATCAGTCACTTTGACATCAGGAGAAATCAGAGAAGCTATGGCTGAGACACTTAGCAAGATAGTTGAAGCTGTAAAAAGAACTTTAGAGAGAACTCCACCTGAACTTGCCGCAGATATTGTTGATAGGGGAATTATGCTTGCGGGAGGTGGAGCTTTAGTAAGAGGCATTAATGATTTATTGAGCGATGAAACGGGAATTTTTACTCACATAGCAGAAAATCCACTGCTTTGTGTAGTTAATGGTTGTGGGGAGGTTCTGGACGATTTTAAAAAACTTAAGAGAGTTGTTGATACTCCAGACTTTATAAGGAACGCGATAAGAGATTAA
- a CDS encoding single-stranded DNA-binding protein: MEINTINLVGRAGREPDVRYFESGSIVANFTLAVNRRSRDEEPDWFNLEIWGKQAQIAADYVKKGSLIGITGSFKIDSWKDKNTGEDRYKPVVRVDRLNLLGSRKESDNNGYSNNSNSSSEIPF, from the coding sequence ATGGAAATTAACACTATTAATCTAGTTGGCAGAGCAGGAAGAGAACCAGATGTCAGATATTTTGAATCTGGTAGTATCGTAGCTAATTTCACACTTGCAGTTAACAGAAGAAGCAGAGATGAAGAACCAGACTGGTTTAATTTAGAAATATGGGGTAAGCAAGCGCAAATTGCCGCAGATTACGTTAAAAAAGGTTCTTTAATTGGAATTACAGGAAGTTTTAAAATTGATAGTTGGAAAGATAAAAATACTGGCGAAGATAGATATAAACCAGTTGTGAGAGTAGATAGATTAAACTTACTTGGCTCCCGAAAAGAATCTGATAATAATGGATATTCTAACAATAGTAATAGTTCAAGTGAAATCCCCTTCTAA
- a CDS encoding DedA family protein: MNLIFVNFLTSIPDYISLAVEKNSAVAYLTICLAMFLENIIPPIPSEIIMPLGGFFVYQEKLNFYILIFWGLLGTILGSLPWYYLGRLVNEKRLANFLDNKGKYLGISSKDLMKSKMWFEKYGVSLVFWGRLVPGIRTLISVPAGIELMPVRKFLIWTTFGSFIWVALLTYAGFLFGENYPIIKTYIDQIKIFVKPILILLFLYFFIKIISRFIKKNRA, translated from the coding sequence TTGAACTTAATTTTTGTAAATTTTCTTACCTCGATTCCCGATTATATAAGTTTGGCGGTTGAGAAGAATTCTGCTGTTGCATACCTTACTATATGTTTGGCTATGTTTTTAGAAAATATAATTCCCCCAATCCCATCAGAAATAATAATGCCCTTGGGAGGCTTTTTTGTTTATCAAGAAAAATTAAACTTTTATATTTTAATTTTCTGGGGTTTATTGGGAACAATACTAGGTTCATTGCCTTGGTATTACTTAGGCAGATTAGTAAATGAAAAAAGACTTGCAAATTTTCTTGATAATAAAGGGAAATACTTGGGAATTTCTTCTAAAGATTTAATGAAAAGTAAGATGTGGTTTGAGAAATATGGGGTTTCACTGGTGTTTTGGGGACGATTAGTACCAGGTATAAGAACGTTAATTTCAGTTCCTGCTGGCATAGAACTTATGCCAGTAAGAAAATTTTTGATTTGGACTACATTTGGTAGTTTTATATGGGTAGCGCTTCTCACTTATGCAGGTTTTTTATTCGGTGAAAATTACCCAATTATCAAAACTTACATTGATCAAATCAAGATTTTTGTAAAACCAATTTTAATTTTACTTTTTTTATATTTTTTTATCAAAATAATTAGTAGATTTATAAAGAAAAATAGGGCTTAG
- the ahcY gene encoding adenosylhomocysteinase, giving the protein MVIANSVKTSTPKFIISDISLSDFGRKEIKIAETEMPGLMALRDKYQSEKPLKGAKIAGSLHMTIQTAVLIETLVDLGAEVKWASCNIFSTQDHAAAAIADQGISVFAKKGETLDEYWQYTHYILDWGSDFPNMILDDGGDATGLLILGSKAEKDLSVLDNPSNEEEIALFNSIKSKLKNDGEFYSRIKSNIIGVTEETTTGVARLYQLQKQNALPFPAINVNDSVTKSKFDNLYGCRESLVDSIKRATDVMIAGKTALVMGFGDVGKGSAQSLRGLGAIVKVAEIDPICALQAAMEGYSVVRLEDVVEDIDIFVTATGNYQVITHENLVKMKDEAIVCNIGHFDNEIDVASLKNYQWENIKPQVDHITLPSGNKIILLAEGRLVNLGCATGHPSFVMSNSFTNQVLAQIELFNKSEQYAKEVYVLPKHLDEMVARLHLDKIGAKLTKLTKEQADYISVSVEGPYKSEFYRY; this is encoded by the coding sequence ATGGTTATTGCAAATTCAGTTAAAACATCAACACCGAAATTCATCATTTCTGATATTTCACTATCAGATTTTGGTCGTAAAGAAATTAAAATTGCCGAAACTGAAATGCCAGGATTAATGGCACTTAGAGATAAATATCAATCTGAAAAGCCATTGAAAGGTGCAAAAATAGCTGGAAGCCTTCATATGACTATTCAGACAGCAGTCTTAATAGAAACTCTTGTTGATCTTGGTGCAGAAGTGAAATGGGCTTCATGCAATATTTTTTCAACTCAAGATCATGCAGCTGCAGCAATCGCAGATCAAGGAATTTCTGTATTTGCAAAAAAAGGTGAGACTCTGGATGAATATTGGCAATATACCCACTATATCCTTGATTGGGGTTCAGACTTCCCAAATATGATTCTTGATGATGGGGGGGATGCAACTGGTTTATTGATACTAGGTAGTAAAGCAGAAAAAGATTTATCTGTTTTAGATAACCCGAGTAACGAAGAAGAAATTGCTTTATTCAACTCTATTAAGTCTAAGTTGAAAAATGATGGTGAATTCTATTCTAGAATTAAGAGTAATATCATTGGTGTCACTGAAGAAACTACAACTGGAGTAGCAAGACTTTATCAACTTCAAAAGCAAAATGCTTTACCTTTCCCAGCTATAAACGTTAATGATTCAGTGACAAAAAGCAAATTTGATAATTTATATGGCTGCCGAGAATCTTTAGTTGATAGTATCAAGCGTGCCACCGATGTAATGATTGCTGGAAAAACTGCATTAGTAATGGGTTTTGGAGATGTAGGTAAAGGTTCAGCACAGTCATTGAGAGGACTTGGTGCCATTGTAAAAGTTGCAGAAATTGATCCAATTTGTGCCCTTCAAGCAGCCATGGAAGGTTACAGCGTTGTCAGGTTAGAAGATGTTGTTGAAGATATAGATATATTTGTTACGGCCACTGGTAACTATCAGGTAATAACCCATGAAAATCTAGTCAAAATGAAGGATGAGGCTATAGTTTGCAATATTGGGCATTTTGATAATGAGATTGATGTTGCCTCTTTAAAGAATTATCAATGGGAAAATATTAAGCCGCAGGTTGATCATATAACTTTACCGAGCGGAAATAAAATTATTCTTTTAGCAGAAGGTAGATTAGTTAACCTAGGCTGTGCAACTGGGCATCCAAGTTTTGTTATGAGTAATTCGTTCACTAACCAAGTATTAGCTCAAATTGAACTTTTTAATAAGTCGGAGCAATATGCTAAAGAAGTTTATGTTCTACCAAAACATCTTGATGAAATGGTGGCCAGATTACATTTAGATAAAATAGGGGCAAAATTAACAAAATTAACTAAAGAACAGGCTGATTATATTAGTGTTTCGGTTGAGGGACCATATAAATCAGAATTTTATAGATACTAA
- the tsaE gene encoding tRNA (adenosine(37)-N6)-threonylcarbamoyltransferase complex ATPase subunit type 1 TsaE — MFVENLKETLNLGIKLSHNLNPQSIVLLQGPIGAGKTSFVQGIAKGLLITEDITSPTFALSHHYNSGKIPLIHLDLYRLENVSLAKEVFFSEEEEAIQRQAILVIEWPELIEPIIQNFWKIEISYAKNYGRHYEIRDPKNLLTFS; from the coding sequence GTGTTTGTTGAGAATTTAAAAGAGACTTTAAATTTAGGAATAAAACTCTCACACAATTTAAATCCCCAATCGATTGTTTTATTACAAGGTCCAATTGGGGCCGGGAAAACTTCATTTGTGCAAGGGATTGCTAAAGGCTTATTAATCACTGAGGATATTACAAGCCCTACATTTGCTTTATCGCATCACTATAACTCCGGAAAAATTCCGCTAATTCACCTTGATTTATACAGATTAGAAAATGTTTCTTTAGCAAAAGAAGTTTTTTTCTCAGAAGAAGAAGAGGCAATACAAAGACAAGCTATTTTAGTTATTGAATGGCCAGAATTAATAGAACCAATTATCCAAAATTTCTGGAAAATAGAAATTAGTTATGCAAAAAATTACGGAAGACACTATGAAATAAGAGATCCTAAAAATTTATTAACATTCTCGTAA
- a CDS encoding carbohydrate kinase family protein, with the protein MKNKKVICIGEALIDRIRNKSNQGFTDFLGGAPANVACALRKLKIDSVFIGCLGSDDYGKKFITQFNKLDVNLDFLQLDNDSSTRVVNVDRDQFGERFFSGFEESSYSCFADEVLSKKLIAKQILNLEKSFLETKYLVTGTILLSSPISSETIFFLLEGAKAFDVKIVIDLNWRQVFWDHSSFSSEISQATRVNLIKKFLNHANVLKLAKEEATLFFEDENPFLISQQLSNRPDVIITDGKNPVTWYINGLQGITETPSSQEIVDTTGAGDAFLAGLISKLISSGYPSNEQEIEDCIKFAGACGLLTCLGEGAIEQQPYYENVNKFLGSLIS; encoded by the coding sequence ATGAAAAATAAAAAGGTCATATGTATTGGAGAGGCTTTAATTGACAGAATCAGAAATAAGTCTAATCAAGGATTTACAGATTTTTTAGGTGGGGCCCCAGCGAATGTTGCTTGTGCATTAAGAAAATTAAAAATAGATTCAGTATTTATAGGATGTTTGGGTAGTGATGATTATGGAAAAAAATTTATTACGCAATTTAATAAATTGGACGTTAATTTAGATTTCTTGCAATTGGATAATGATTCATCTACTCGCGTAGTTAATGTAGATAGAGATCAATTTGGAGAACGTTTTTTTTCGGGCTTTGAGGAAAGTTCTTATTCATGCTTTGCAGACGAAGTTCTTAGTAAGAAATTAATCGCAAAACAAATTTTAAATTTGGAGAAATCTTTTCTAGAAACAAAATATCTGGTTACAGGAACGATCTTATTATCATCTCCAATATCATCAGAGACTATTTTTTTTCTTCTTGAAGGGGCTAAAGCATTTGATGTAAAAATAGTTATTGATTTGAATTGGAGACAGGTCTTTTGGGATCATTCAAGTTTTTCATCAGAAATTAGTCAAGCCACTAGAGTTAATTTAATCAAGAAATTTTTAAATCATGCAAATGTTTTAAAACTTGCTAAGGAGGAAGCAACTTTGTTTTTTGAGGATGAAAATCCCTTCCTAATATCTCAACAATTGTCTAATAGACCAGATGTAATAATAACTGATGGAAAAAATCCTGTTACATGGTACATAAATGGTTTGCAGGGAATTACCGAAACTCCTTCTTCGCAAGAAATTGTTGATACAACTGGAGCAGGAGATGCTTTTTTAGCTGGGTTAATTTCAAAATTAATTTCTTCTGGTTATCCTTCAAATGAACAAGAGATAGAAGATTGCATTAAGTTTGCAGGTGCTTGTGGATTATTAACTTGTCTTGGTGAAGGCGCCATCGAGCAACAGCCATATTACGAGAATGTTAATAAATTTTTAGGATCTCTTATTTCATAG
- a CDS encoding alpha/beta fold hydrolase — MSLNKSETWKWKNWEISWSLSKNSTSEKNTKILLVHGFGASKKHWRHNQDFLGKFSNCYAIDLLGFGKSSQPSALLNYEPDKKNSIKYSFDLWGNQISTFCAEVIKSPVYLVGNSIGGVIALKAAEILKDNCKGVILIDCAQRTMDDKRLKQSDILMNLLRPVLKTIVRQRVISNTLFTRAANPKVIKKILEQAYPSGKNIDEELIEILYKPSQRKNSKEAFRGFINLFDDYLATDLFDKVDAPIQLIWGEKDPWESLNEAKEWKQQFSNIQRLDIIHGAGHCPHDEEPEQTNELINEFIQETK, encoded by the coding sequence GTGTCTTTGAATAAATCTGAAACTTGGAAATGGAAAAATTGGGAAATTTCTTGGTCTTTGTCAAAAAATAGTACTTCTGAAAAAAATACTAAAATTTTATTAGTTCATGGATTCGGGGCATCAAAAAAACATTGGAGACATAATCAAGATTTTCTCGGTAAATTTTCTAACTGCTACGCAATTGACCTATTAGGATTTGGGAAAAGCAGTCAGCCCAGTGCTTTATTAAATTACGAACCTGATAAAAAAAACTCAATTAAATATTCATTTGACTTATGGGGCAATCAAATATCAACATTTTGTGCAGAGGTCATAAAATCTCCTGTTTACTTGGTAGGAAATTCAATTGGTGGGGTTATTGCATTGAAAGCTGCTGAAATCCTTAAAGATAATTGCAAAGGTGTCATTTTGATTGATTGCGCACAAAGAACTATGGATGATAAACGTTTAAAACAAAGCGATATCTTAATGAATCTACTGAGACCCGTCCTTAAAACGATCGTCAGACAAAGAGTAATTAGTAATACACTTTTTACAAGGGCTGCTAATCCAAAAGTTATAAAAAAAATACTTGAACAAGCTTACCCTTCAGGAAAAAATATCGATGAAGAATTAATTGAAATACTTTATAAACCTTCACAAAGGAAAAACTCTAAAGAAGCATTTCGTGGTTTTATCAACTTATTTGATGACTATCTTGCTACTGACCTTTTCGATAAGGTTGATGCTCCTATCCAATTGATTTGGGGAGAAAAAGATCCTTGGGAATCGTTAAATGAAGCAAAAGAGTGGAAGCAACAATTCAGTAATATTCAAAGATTAGATATTATTCATGGTGCTGGTCATTGTCCTCATGATGAAGAACCCGAACAAACAAATGAATTAATAAATGAATTTATTCAAGAAACGAAGTAA
- a CDS encoding RpoD/SigA family RNA polymerase sigma factor: MSSETISENKLTSIASLKASNDVDLVRSYLRDIGRVPLLSHEQEITLGRQVQEYMQVERAELEISELTGDKPSIDELSTKLNLSTSVIKKRLRAGQRAKERMVAANLRLVVSVAKKYTKRNMELLDLIQEGTIGLVRGVEKFDPARGYKFSTYAYWWIRQGITRAIAEKSRAIRLPIHITEMLNKLKKGQRELSQEMSRTPTVSELAKYVELPEDDVKDLMCKAGQPVSLETKVGDGEDTVLLDLLAGGEDLPDEQIEMDCMRGDLHSLLHQLPDLQCRVLRMRYGMDGDEPMSLTGIGRVLGISRDRVRNLERDGLRGLRRLSHNVEAYFVS, encoded by the coding sequence ATGTCCTCTGAAACAATAAGTGAAAATAAACTAACGTCAATCGCAAGTTTAAAAGCAAGTAATGATGTAGATCTTGTTCGATCATATTTGAGGGATATAGGAAGAGTTCCCTTACTATCGCATGAGCAAGAAATTACTCTAGGTCGACAAGTTCAAGAGTATATGCAAGTTGAAAGAGCTGAATTAGAAATCAGCGAATTAACAGGAGATAAACCCAGTATTGATGAATTATCGACGAAATTAAACTTGTCTACTTCAGTAATAAAAAAAAGATTGAGAGCTGGACAGAGAGCTAAAGAAAGAATGGTTGCAGCAAATTTAAGATTGGTAGTGAGCGTTGCAAAAAAATATACAAAAAGAAATATGGAACTTTTAGATTTAATTCAGGAGGGAACTATAGGACTTGTTAGAGGAGTTGAAAAATTTGATCCAGCGAGAGGCTACAAGTTTTCAACATATGCATATTGGTGGATTAGACAAGGTATTACTAGAGCAATAGCTGAAAAGAGTCGGGCGATTAGGTTGCCTATCCACATTACCGAAATGTTGAATAAGTTAAAAAAGGGTCAAAGAGAGCTCAGTCAAGAAATGTCTAGAACTCCAACTGTAAGTGAACTTGCGAAATACGTAGAGCTTCCAGAAGATGACGTTAAAGACTTAATGTGCAAAGCTGGGCAGCCAGTTAGTCTTGAAACCAAGGTAGGTGATGGTGAAGATACTGTTTTACTAGATTTACTTGCAGGGGGCGAGGATTTGCCAGACGAACAAATTGAGATGGATTGTATGAGAGGTGATCTTCATTCTCTTTTACATCAATTACCTGATCTGCAATGTAGGGTTTTAAGAATGAGATACGGGATGGATGGTGATGAGCCAATGTCTCTTACAGGTATAGGAAGGGTCCTAGGAATAAGTAGAGATCGAGTAAGAAACCTAGAACGTGATGGTTTAAGAGGCTTGAGAAGACTTAGTCATAATGTAGAAGCTTACTTCGTTTCTTGA
- the mgtE gene encoding magnesium transporter, with translation MKENNLETVTSLSSDLSTRENITIQLEELLIAGNYDEAKLLLEPSQPVDIADAIGSLPLILQALAFRLLKKNEAIEVYEYLDPVVQQTLLERLRSGEVLEIVEKMSPDDRVQLFDELPAKVVRKFLSALSPGERKVTAELLGYEPETAGRLMTTEFIDLKEMQTAAEALSLVRKRAPFTETIYSLYVTDKERHLTGILSLRDLVTADPSRPIGDVMTRDVVNISTNTNQEEVARAIQRYDFLALPVVDKEKRLVGIVTVDDLIDVIEQEATRDIYAAGAVQPGDEDDYFQSSLFTIARRRILWLLILVLANGLTTKVIAMNDQILKEIVLLAAFIPLLIGTGGNVGAQSSTVVIRGLSTQKLKSLGAIRAVVKEAITGALLGVFMMLVVFPFAWWQGEGPLIASAVGISLISITTLAATTGAILPLLFDKMKLDPALMSSPFITTVTDIAGVFIYLSTAKWLLNSSLT, from the coding sequence ATGAAAGAAAATAATCTTGAAACAGTTACATCGTTATCTTCAGATTTAAGTACAAGAGAAAACATTACTATTCAACTTGAGGAATTGCTCATCGCGGGAAATTATGATGAGGCAAAATTACTTTTAGAGCCATCCCAACCTGTTGATATTGCAGATGCTATTGGAAGCCTTCCACTAATATTGCAGGCATTAGCATTTCGATTATTAAAGAAAAATGAGGCGATTGAGGTTTATGAATATTTAGATCCAGTAGTTCAACAAACATTATTAGAAAGACTGCGCTCAGGAGAGGTTTTAGAAATCGTTGAAAAAATGTCTCCTGATGATAGAGTTCAACTCTTTGATGAATTACCTGCAAAAGTTGTACGAAAATTTTTGTCTGCTCTTAGTCCTGGAGAAAGGAAAGTAACAGCTGAATTACTTGGATATGAGCCTGAAACTGCCGGAAGATTAATGACGACTGAATTTATAGACCTTAAAGAGATGCAAACAGCAGCTGAGGCTCTTTCTTTAGTGAGAAAAAGAGCCCCATTTACTGAAACTATTTATAGCTTATATGTCACGGACAAAGAAAGACATTTAACTGGTATCCTTTCTTTAAGAGACCTTGTAACTGCAGATCCTTCTAGGCCAATTGGTGACGTTATGACAAGAGATGTAGTTAATATTTCAACTAATACGAATCAAGAAGAGGTTGCGAGAGCAATACAAAGATATGATTTTTTAGCTCTGCCAGTTGTTGATAAAGAAAAAAGACTAGTTGGGATTGTAACTGTTGATGATTTAATTGATGTCATAGAACAAGAAGCAACAAGAGACATTTATGCAGCGGGGGCAGTACAACCTGGAGATGAAGATGATTATTTCCAAAGTAGTTTGTTTACGATTGCCCGAAGAAGAATTTTATGGTTGTTAATTTTGGTTTTAGCAAATGGTTTAACGACAAAAGTTATAGCTATGAATGATCAAATATTAAAAGAAATAGTTTTATTAGCTGCATTTATTCCACTACTTATAGGTACTGGGGGAAATGTTGGTGCTCAAAGTTCAACTGTTGTCATTAGAGGTTTAAGTACTCAAAAATTGAAGTCTCTTGGTGCTATTAGGGCAGTAGTTAAAGAAGCAATAACCGGCGCTCTTTTAGGTGTTTTCATGATGCTTGTAGTATTTCCCTTTGCTTGGTGGCAAGGAGAAGGGCCTCTAATCGCCTCTGCAGTGGGAATAAGTTTGATATCCATAACAACTTTAGCTGCTACAACTGGAGCGATTCTCCCTTTGTTGTTTGACAAAATGAAATTGGATCCAGCCCTAATGTCCTCCCCTTTCATTACAACCGTGACTGATATTGCTGGTGTATTTATTTACCTCAGTACAGCAAAATGGCTATTAAACTCATCATTGACTTAA
- a CDS encoding CrcB family protein — protein sequence MKINNFIYIFLAAYLATFFRLTLNNNFFISIIGSFLVGFFVSKRLSYSNEKILFSGFFSCFTSFSGFIYFLYKILNQGDWIKFIIFFNLIIILNLLTMIFGFWISRKIT from the coding sequence GTGAAAATAAATAATTTTATTTATATTTTTTTAGCCGCTTATCTAGCTACTTTTTTCAGATTAACTTTAAATAACAATTTTTTTATTTCAATAATTGGATCATTTTTAGTGGGTTTTTTTGTTAGTAAAAGATTAAGTTATTCAAATGAAAAAATTTTGTTTAGTGGTTTTTTTTCTTGCTTTACATCCTTTAGCGGATTTATATATTTTTTGTATAAAATTTTAAATCAAGGGGATTGGATAAAATTTATAATTTTTTTTAATTTAATCATTATCTTAAATTTACTAACAATGATTTTCGGGTTCTGGATCAGTAGAAAAATTACTTAG
- a CDS encoding FluC/FEX family fluoride channel: protein MDFSSISIILICSTLGLILRIYIQNNFKKSIGFNIQNTSIVNFLSSFVLGILVALNFMNNEILVLFYSGFLGCFSTFSSFIYQLFILFKKRKFLRLFFHYIEVIIFSFLFFYLGYFFIQFF from the coding sequence TTGGATTTTAGTTCAATAAGTATAATTTTAATCTGCAGTACTTTAGGATTAATCCTAAGAATATACATACAAAATAATTTTAAAAAAAGTATTGGTTTTAATATTCAGAATACTTCAATAGTAAATTTTTTATCATCTTTTGTTTTAGGAATTCTAGTAGCTTTAAATTTTATGAATAACGAAATTTTAGTTTTATTTTACAGCGGTTTCTTAGGATGTTTTAGTACATTTTCCTCCTTTATCTATCAACTATTTATTTTATTCAAAAAGAGAAAATTCCTGAGATTATTTTTTCACTATATTGAAGTGATAATTTTTTCATTTCTTTTCTTTTATTTGGGTTATTTTTTTATTCAGTTTTTTTAA